GCCGCACCTTGAGCGGGGCGTTGACCGCGAGATTGGTCGTGGCGTTGAAGCTCATCGCGGAGAACCCTGCCGCGTCGAGGATCGGCGCGGACAGGGTCGAGGTGTACAAAATGTTGCTCGGATCGCTCTGCGACAGGGCTTGATAGGCCGGCGTCAGGAGCGAGGTATCCGCGTTGAAACCGGGCGCAATGGCGTCGAGTTGCGTGCCTCGATCGGCGATGACGATGCTCTGTGTCGTGCTGGGTGCATTCCCCTGCACGGCAGCGAATGGATTGACGCCGCCCGCGAGTGAGGTATCGCCGACCGACAACGAGCCGCCCTTTGGCACATCGCCGCCTTGGACTTGATGCAGGCCGGCCTCGGATGACGCGAGAATCTCGCCGTCGAGGATCGTCGCTCCCGTTGTCTCAGCTGACGCGAAGACGTTGAGCGCGCCGCCACTGCCGCCTTGGATATAGTCCGGGACAGTAGTGGTGCCGCTCAGCAGCAGGTTGCCATAGGTCTCCTTGATGCCCCAATGCGCATGATCGACGGTGAACTGCCCGGCGATGCCGACGAAGGTATCGTTCGGATCGGCCTCGGCGATGTCGACCAGGTGGCCCGCGGCATCGACCAGGCGGGTCGTCGCGATGGCGCCGCCCAGATAATGGATATAGCCGCCCGTCAGATTCAGCACCGAGCCCGGCGCGGTGATGACCTCGCCGCCGGCCAGGTTCAGCGTCCCGCCATTGACCAGCATCTGGTCGATGGTGCGCGGCATCTCGTCGACATAGCCTTGCGCATTGATCAGCGGCGAGCCGACCCAGCGCTCGCCGTCCGCGCGCGTCCCGCTGATCGTGCTGTCGAGCACGACCTTCCTGGTGAACAGGAACCCGTTGCGCTGCAAGGGTGCATCGGCGAGGTCGTCGGCCGTCAGCGGCCCGATCGTGACCAGCGTGGCAGACACCGGCAATTGCACGTCCGGCAGACCGGAAACGTCGATCACCGCGCCGCGATCAACATAGACGCGGCCGACGACGTCCCCGTTGATGCTGACTGGCGACGAGACCGGCAATTGCGCCACCACGGATACACCGGCCCCCGGCGCCTCCACGAGCGAGCCATTCGTGAACGTGACCGCGCCGCCGATCAGCGAAATCGTCCCAGAATGGAATGAGGCGTTGGCCGCCTGGGTCGAGGTCGTCGTCTCGCCATCTTCGTCGGGCAGCACCGTCGTCACCGAACCGGGTGCCAGCACCAGCGGGCCGGTCCGAGCCGCGTATGTGATGCTGCCGCCAGTGCTCTCATCCACCGCGCTCAAGACGATGGCGCCGGGCCGCGCGATGCTGGTGGTGACCGCAATGACACCGGCCTGGGTCACGGTGGCACCCAGCATCGTGACGTTGCCGGTGGTGGCCTGGATCAGGCCGGTATTGGTCGCCGCGAAAACCGGGGTCTGGTCGGGCTGCCCAGGGCTATCAACAGCACCGAGGAGCACCGGGCTAAGCCAGGAGTTGCCTGAAACGCCGGTGGAAGCGACGAGTTGGACCCCCATGCCGGCGGCGAGAATGACCTGGCCGTCCGCCGCCTGGATCGTGCCGGCATTGGCAACGTTGGGCGCCGCGAACATCGCGTAGCCGAGGCTGCCCGCCTGGATCTGGGCGCCCGCATCGATGGTGATATTGCCGTAGCTCTGCACGTCCGAAAGCGACGCGCCGGCCACCGACACGCCGCCCGAGCCGAGAAACGGAGCCCCGTTGTTCCCGGGGCCGGTGATGCCGACGGTCAGAAACGCGTTGTTGCTCGCCTGCACGGCCGCGTCATAGGCGGCGCTGCCCGGCACCATCGACGCCAGGTTCACCGGCTCGCCCATGAACGGCAGCGAGGTGACCAGCAGCGTGTTCGTGTTGACCTGGCTGGACCCGCCGAAGATCACGCCGTTGCGGTTGAGGATGTAGACCGAGCCCTCGGCCTTGATTTGGCCCAGGATCTGGCTCGGCACGCCCGAGGGATCGACGATCCGGTTGAGCGCGATCCAGTTGTTGCCGGCCGAGGAATTACCGGCCGTCTGGTCGAAATGGACGGTCGTGTCCTTGCCGACGTTGAACTGAGCCCAGGTCAGGATCGCCTTCTGCGCGGTCTGCTTGACGGTGACGGTGGTCTGCCCGCCGCTCGTCGCCTGGGTCGGCAGGTTGGCATTCTGCCAGAGGCTCGGATCCGTCCCGACATTGGGCGCCACCTGCAGCCCGCCGGCGCCGAGCCCGTTCGGCACCGTGCTCGGCGCGCTCAAGGCCAGGTTGCGGGCAGCGCCCTGGGCCGCTTGCATGGCCTGGATCGCCTGGGTCGCGCGGGCGAGCGAGTTCATCGACTGCTGCGTCGCGGCCGCCGCCTGCTGCGCCGACATGACGGCGCCCGCCGCCGCGTTGGCCGCCGCCGAGGCGGCACCATCCGCCGCGAGAATGTTCCGCGCCTCCGCCGGGGCACCGGCGGCCAGCAGGGTCAGCGCGCTAACGCTCGCCAAAAGCGCCGTCTGGAAAGTGCGGCGAGGACGGAAGACACGCGAAGGCGAAAGAAAAACGGACATGCGGGCTCCTGCGAATGGCCTCGGCGGGCGTCTCATCGGACAATCAGGAATGAAGTATCGGGCAGCGCGGTCACGTCGGGGTCGAAACCGGTTTTGCTGGGAGCGACAGTGCCGAACACCAGAAACGGCACAAAAGGCGGCGAAGCCTTATGGGCGATCGGCCCAGCCACATTGATCCGCTGGCGTGGCGGAGCTCGCCCTCCAGCGATCTTGCTATGGGTCCTGCAACGCAGCTGACGGCAACCATCTCGTCCCCT
This genomic interval from Aliidongia dinghuensis contains the following:
- a CDS encoding beta strand repeat-containing protein, which encodes MSVFLSPSRVFRPRRTFQTALLASVSALTLLAAGAPAEARNILAADGAASAAANAAAGAVMSAQQAAAATQQSMNSLARATQAIQAMQAAQGAARNLALSAPSTVPNGLGAGGLQVAPNVGTDPSLWQNANLPTQATSGGQTTVTVKQTAQKAILTWAQFNVGKDTTVHFDQTAGNSSAGNNWIALNRIVDPSGVPSQILGQIKAEGSVYILNRNGVIFGGSSQVNTNTLLVTSLPFMGEPVNLASMVPGSAAYDAAVQASNNAFLTVGITGPGNNGAPFLGSGGVSVAGASLSDVQSYGNITIDAGAQIQAGSLGYAMFAAPNVANAGTIQAADGQVILAAGMGVQLVASTGVSGNSWLSPVLLGAVDSPGQPDQTPVFAATNTGLIQATTGNVTMLGATVTQAGVIAVTTSIARPGAIVLSAVDESTGGSITYAARTGPLVLAPGSVTTVLPDEDGETTTSTQAANASFHSGTISLIGGAVTFTNGSLVEAPGAGVSVVAQLPVSSPVSINGDVVGRVYVDRGAVIDVSGLPDVQLPVSATLVTIGPLTADDLADAPLQRNGFLFTRKVVLDSTISGTRADGERWVGSPLINAQGYVDEMPRTIDQMLVNGGTLNLAGGEVITAPGSVLNLTGGYIHYLGGAIATTRLVDAAGHLVDIAEADPNDTFVGIAGQFTVDHAHWGIKETYGNLLLSGTTTVPDYIQGGSGGALNVFASAETTGATILDGEILASSEAGLHQVQGGDVPKGGSLSVGDTSLAGGVNPFAAVQGNAPSTTQSIVIADRGTQLDAIAPGFNADTSLLTPAYQALSQSDPSNILYTSTLSAPILDAAGFSAMSFNATTNLAVNAPLKVRPGGSISLTGGAVQVNANLTAPGGTISITGKSYILGTSSTGATPDLLFPGDVTVGSGVTLSAAGQWVNDAGLGLSQQTGAATINGGSISIITQGNSDGPQGVDSLPASDVTGAIDLKPGSVLDVSSGGYVQPNGVLEAVDGIPVGKGGSISLETYVFSGGFGNYGTPPLPQSQPTHGTITLGGALRGFGFSGGGTLTLQTLDIQIGGDPASAPSYALVLPASFFSSQGFGAYNLTALYDATVTAGTTVTVSERNLIPNLPGLLAAPTGTKLYGAGGARPDGSLVSVGSLDPYHRQAANFSLTAAGYMGWSTTNGAGGNFTISPPVYAGVTGTLLLGQGAAILADPGAAVSLTSYDQLTDLGTIVAHGGSISLTGAAADSTPATSSVWLGAASVLDASGTTLLDPAATPVWTASGQIVPRTGKVLAGGSVSVLDGSSYVIAQAGSVIDVSGAAGTFDLAGSPGEVEGHAYAPTPVWSNAGSITLGGGGGLLYDGTLIAHGGAAQASGGTLTLSAANMGTLYTQRNLEGTATPRASGIILQQSGTFVPAGLRPGQAIAGNPYGFERFAVDRLDGSGIASLVVGADPVAVADASLGPSLSSPTNVAVAVGFAGNVSIGLGRSFVSDATEYVALPAGATAIPTLAAGLTSVGGTRVSIVAPYVDFGGAASATPVLATADGTLAVRAGTLDLTGQIGLANFGTATFASTGDTRLYSLVYSQTAIPT